In Cicer arietinum cultivar CDC Frontier isolate Library 1 chromosome 1, Cicar.CDCFrontier_v2.0, whole genome shotgun sequence, one DNA window encodes the following:
- the LOC101505595 gene encoding BTB/POZ domain-containing protein At1g30440 — MACMKLGSKADAFQRQGQAWFCTTGLPSDIIVEVGEMSFHLHKFPLLSRSGVLERLIAKASESEEECVIDLHNIPGGAKTFELVAKFCYGVKLELTASNIVCLWCASEHLEMTEEYGEGNLISQAETFFNQVVLRSWKDSVRALQTCDDVLDKAEELHIVKRCLESLAAKASTDPNLFGWPVLERGGPLQSPGGSVLWNGISTGARPKNTSLDWWYEDVANLSLPIYKRLIAIMESRGIRQEIIAGSLAFYAKMYLPGLNRRKVSGESSTRLTPVALGSPPSEEDQIILLEEIDQLLPMQKGLVQTKFLFGLLRTAMILRANPSCISNLEKRIGMQLDQAALEDLLMPNFSYSMETLYNVDCVQRILDHFLAIDQVTGGASPCSIDDGQLIGSPSLTPITMVAKLIDGYLAEVAPDVNLKLPKFQALAAAVPEYARPLDDGLYRAIDIYLKSHPWLVESEREQLCRLMDCQKLSLEACTHAAQNERLPIRIIVQVLFFEQLQLRTSIAGCFLVSDNLDGSRNLRSGFVGSNEGGWASAVKENQVLKVGMDNMRMRVSELEKEQEIDKLGKTKGSTSAWGVVSKKLGFKMKSQMCSAQEESVSKQNNGNNKVEKLKDRHVKHNRNSSISDKGSVSSIIHS; from the exons ATGGCTTGCATGAAATTGGGTTCCAAAGCTGATGCATTTCAGCGTCAAGGCCAAGCATG GTTCTGCACGACCGGGCTTCCCAGCGATATAATTGTTGAAGTTGGTGAGATGTCTTTCCATCTTCACAAG TTCCCTTTGCTCTCTAGAAGTGGGGTTTTGGAAAGATTGATTGCCAAAGCTTCTGAATCAGAGGAAGAATGTGTCATAGACCTTCACAACATTCCCGGTGGGGCCAAAACATTTGAACTTGTGGCAAAATTCTGCTACGGTGTGAAACTTGAACTCACGGCATCAAACATTGTGTGCCTATGGTGTGCTTCCGAGCATCTTGAAATGACCGAAGAATATGGCGAAGGTAATCTTATTTCCCAGGCTGAAACCTTTTTTAATCAAGTGGTCCTCCGAAGTTGGAAAGACTCCGTAAGGGCACTTCAAACATGTGATGATGTTCTTGACAAAGCTGAAGAGCTCCACATTGTGAAAAGGTGCCTTGAATCGCTTGCAGCAAAGGCATCTACTGACCCAAATTTATTTGGGTGGCCAGTACTAGAGCGCGGTGGTCCCTTACAGAGCCCTGGTGGAAGTGTTCTGTGGAATGGAATAAGTACCGGGGCAAGACCGAAGAATACAAGTTTAGATTGGTGGTATGAGGATGTAGCAAATTTGAGTTTACCTATTTATAAGAGGTTGATAGCTATCATGGAATCTCGGGGTATTAGGCAGGAAATTATTGCCGGTTCTCTTGCTTTCTATGCTAAAATGTATTTGCCTGGTTTAAATCGACGTAAGGTTTCCGGTGAATCCAGTACTCGGCTAACCCCGGTGGCTTTAGGGTCTCCACCATCTGAAGAAGATCAAATAATTCTCTTGGAAGAGATTGATCAGCTACTCCCGATGCAGAAGGGCCTAGTTCAAACGAAGTTCCTGTTTGGTCTACTTCGAACAGCCATGATTCTACGAGCAAACCCCTCTTGTATATCGAATTTGGAGAAACGGATCGGGATGCAGCTCGATCAAGCTGCTTTGGAAGATCTCTTGATGCCGAATTTCTCGTATTCAATGGAGACACTTTACAATGTTGATTGTGTCCAACGAATTCTTGATCATTTCCTTGCGATTGATCAGGTTACAGGTGGCGCCTCTCCGTGCTCAATTGACGATGGCCAGTTGATTGGATCGCCTTCACTGACACCCATTACCATGGTAGCAAAACTGATCGATGGTTACCTTGCAGAGGTTGCCCCGGATGTGAACTTAAAACTTCCCAAGTTTCAAGCACTTGCTGCTGCTGTTCCGGAGTATGCCAGGCCTTTGGATGATGGTTTATACCGTGCTATAGATATTTATTTGAAG TCTCATCCATGGTTGGTGGAGTCAGAGAGAGAGCAACTATGCAGACTAATGGACTGTCAGAAGCTCTCACTAGAAGCATGCACACACGCCGCACAAAACGAGAGACTGCCCATAAGAATCATAGTTCAAGTTCTATTTTTCGAGCAACTCCAGCTTCGAACATCAATTGCCGGTTGCTTTCTAGTCTCAGACAACCTCGATGgatcaagaaatttaagaagtgGTTTTGTCGGATCCAACGAGGGAGGCTGGGCGTCGGCCGTGAAGGAAAATCAGGTATTGAAAGTTGGGATGGATAACATGAGGATGAGGGTTTCTGAGCTCGAGAAAGA GCAAGAGATCGACAAGCTCGGTAAGACAAAAGGGTCGACGAGCGCTTGGGGAGTTGTGTCTAAGAAACTCGGGTTTAAGATGAAATCTCAGATGTGCAGTGCTCAAGAAGAATCTGTTAGTAAACAGAACAATGGAAATAATAAGGTTGAGAAATTGAAGGATAGGCATGTAAAGCACAATAGAAATTCGTCTATTAGTGACAAAGGATCAGTCTCTTCAATTATCCATTCTTAG